A genomic region of Trichothermofontia sichuanensis B231 contains the following coding sequences:
- a CDS encoding single-stranded DNA-binding protein, with protein sequence MNHCVLMAEIIRSPQLRYTPDTQIPVTEMLVQFAGLRAEDPPATLKVVAWRNLAQEVQERYQEGDQVILEGRLGMNTVQLEGFKEKRAEMTLQRIHPVSVANPPAAAAVPSTRQEATLGPGMGNAPEPYPAARPPRQAPAAQDYTAPSVMASPASGMPSYAGPIDEPSDDDIPF encoded by the coding sequence ATGAACCACTGTGTCCTGATGGCAGAGATTATTCGGTCCCCGCAGTTGCGCTATACACCCGACACCCAAATTCCAGTCACGGAAATGCTGGTTCAATTTGCGGGCTTGCGAGCCGAAGATCCGCCAGCAACTTTAAAGGTGGTGGCTTGGCGCAATCTTGCCCAGGAGGTTCAGGAGCGATACCAGGAAGGCGACCAGGTGATCCTGGAGGGCCGCTTGGGGATGAATACAGTTCAGTTGGAAGGCTTTAAAGAGAAGCGGGCGGAGATGACCCTTCAGCGCATTCATCCCGTGAGTGTGGCCAATCCCCCCGCTGCTGCCGCGGTTCCCTCCACCCGACAGGAGGCTACCCTAGGTCCGGGGATGGGGAATGCCCCGGAACCCTATCCGGCGGCCCGTCCGCCGCGGCAGGCGCCGGCGGCGCAAGACTATACTGCGCCCTCTGTGATGGCTTCGCCCGCGTCCGGTATGCCCAGTTATGCCGGCCCCATTGATGAACCTAGCGATGATGATATTCCCTTTTAA